DNA from Onthophagus taurus isolate NC chromosome 2, IU_Otau_3.0, whole genome shotgun sequence:
GGAGTATAGAAATATGATGGTGAATAAACTTCTACCGGCGATTAAAGCTAAATGGCCTAGATCCAATACTCATACGCCCATTTACATCCAACAAGACAATGCCAAACCACATTTTGACAAAAATGACAAAGACTTCAATCAAGCTGTTAGCGCCTTAAAATTAACTAATGCTTCAATAACCCTAATGTGTCAACCCCCGAATAGTCCGGATACCAATGTTCTGGACCTCGGTTTTTTTAATGCTATACAGACGCTGCAGTATTAAACTGCTGCTTGAAACATCGATTCAGTCACCAAGGCTTTTAACGATCTAAGTCATGAAACATTTGCCGTCGTTGATGTCTTCTTAACACATGAACAGTGTATGATAGAGACAATGACAGCAAATGGCGGCAATAATTATAGGTTGCCTCACTTAGGCAAGAATAAGTTGCTTAGACGAGGAGAGTTACCACTTTATCTTAAATGCGGTATAGAGCTCGTCGAAGCTACTCAGGCAAAGATTAGTAGcagtaattagtaattaagtagtgttattattattcttacaCAGTTTGGaaagttataaatatatttcttaagAATTTTGGAcgtttgatattaaaaaaatcttgaaaaaaaattatataagtttttttattttaaaacggaCACTTATTTTGGGACTTAAATTTTCACCATATCGGTCACTTATTATGGGACAGAGGGagtaatttcttgaaggatccttgtgaaaatattaccaattattaacgTATCCTCTTTtgaatgcaaaaagccgttttaaaaaatcactttaagttcttgagaaattaatttttgaaataatcgacaattttttcgaattttacaattttcgccgattaaattttaataattcgtataaaatcgatttcttggaatgtgagtatgaaaatttcctaaagtgttaataagagtgtcctctttccaatgaaccaacacgatttgaaaaataacttttagtttttgagaaaacaatgtatgaagttttgataaaattttcgatgttgcaattttcatcgataatgtcgctataaaactaatttcttgaaggattcttgtggaaatatcaccaattattaattaaagtatcctctttttaatgcaaaaagccgttttgaaaaatcactttcagttcttgagaaataaatttttgaaatgatccacaattttttcgaattttgcaattttctccgatgaagttttaaaaattcctataaaatccagttcttggaatagaagtatgaaaatttcctaaagtgttaataagagtatcctttttccaatgaaccaacccattttgaaaaataacttttaatttttgagaaaacaatatttgaagttttcataaaattttcgatgttgtaattttcaaagataattttcaaaattcgttacaaaattaatttcttgaaggatcgttgtggaaatatcaccaattattaattaaagtatcctctttttaatgcaaaaggccgttttgaaaaatcactttaagttcttgagaaataaattttttgaaataatcgacaatttcctcgaattttgcaattttcgccgattaagttttaaaaattcgtataaaatccagtttttggaatatgaatatgaaaatttcccaaagtgttcacaagagtgtcctctttccaatggaccaatacgttttgaaaaataacttttagtttttgagaaaacaatatttgaagttttgataaaattttcgatgttgcaattttcatcgataactttcaaaattcactataaaattaatttcttgaaggatccttgtggaaatatcaccaattattaattaaagtatcctctttttaatgcaacaagccgttttgaaaaaccactttaagttttttagaaataaattttttgaaataatcgacaattttttcgaattttgcaattttcgccgattaagctttaaaaattcctataaaatccagttcttggaatatgagtatgaaaattttacaaagtgttaataaaagtatcctctttccaatgaaccaactcgttttgaaaaataacttttagtttttgagaaaacaatatttgaagttttaataaaatttttgatgttgcaattttcatagataattttcaaaatccgctataaaattaatttcttgaaggatccttgtggaaatatcaccaattattaattaaagtatcctctttttactgcaataagccgttttaaaaaccTACTTTAAGTTTTtgggaaataaatttttgaaaaaatcgacaattttttacaattttgcaATCttcgctgattaagttttaaaaattcgtataaaatccagttcttggaatatgaatatgaagatttccaaaagtgttaataaaagtgtcctctttccaatgaaccaacgcgttttgaaaaattacttttagtttttgagaaaacaatatttgaagttttgagcaaattttcgatgttgtaatttttatccataatttcgctataaaattaatttcttgaaggatcctttggaaatatcagcaattattaattaaagtatcctctttttaatgcaacaagccgttttgaaaaatcactttaatttcttgagaaacaaattttttgaaataatcgatagttttttcgaattttgcaattttcgccgattaagttttaaaaattcctataaaatccagttcttggaatatgagtatgaaaattttccaaagtgttaatgaaAGTTTCCTCTTCCAATGAGCCaacctgttttgaaaaataacttttaatttttgaaaaaacaatatttgaagttttaataaaattttcgatgttgcaaaattaatcaccaattattaattaaagtatcctctttttaaagttacttcgttagttaaatcagcatcaaaaaagttcattttgtatcttggatccaaataagttgacatatcttatcagcttctttattaatttcatttttattcaaatatcgcaataatgaaTGGGTCCCGGGAGTTTTGGGAAGCCCTGTACATATAcaagattatttttaagggATCCTTTGTTATTCAAACTGTTTAAAAGACTTgttgttctatttaaataatatttaattgtgGGATATATCTAGccttgaatttttaatgtaaaattgaGCGAAATGTTTCTTTTCGCGCCGGGCGCGCAACAGTCGCTCTTCCACGGCCATTTTGACGCCCCCCAATCtgaaaaatctcgaaaatcCGGTACAATTTCCGGTTCGCGCACAGGAAGTAGACGAAATTTGTAGAGATCTCCTAAACAGCAACGCGCAGCAACATCCGATACGAATCAAAAAAACGTAAAAGACCATTTATATTATAAGAAACGGTTATTTTTTGCGTTCGTATCAAAACTATAGCGAACAGTTCGATTACGCATGCCCACAGAAATCGTTCGCGAGAGAAGCAACCCCGTTTCATCGTCGTCcgcgtcgtcgtcgtcgtcgtagACGCGATCGCACAAGTTCTGTTGCGCCTTCGGTAAAgtacggacacactgtatacgAGTATCAATCTACATACTAAAAATGCCGCACGAGAAAACGCGTCTTTTCTCGAAATACAATTTCTAATCAGTTTGTGAGTGATTTAAAAACCCACGAAAAGTGCGATTAAAGTGCGTATTATTTACGCAAAGAGACATCGTCGTTAACACGCCTTTTGAACCGGTAAAATTTTCGCTCGATGCGTGCTTTTGGGCGAAGCAAATaggaaaaaatgaaatgagatTGGAAATGAGTTTGtttttaacaagttttttGGGGGTTTTTCGTTGGTGATGAGATGAGTGAAATAAAGTATAAAGATCATATTTTAGAAGCAATTGACCAGCTGCGACGTCGAAAGGCTCGACCCGACGCTGATCGAATTTTTAACGCGCTCGCCCGCCGCCACAATGTAAATTACGCGGACGCGAAAAACGCGTTGGAACAATGCGTTCAAAACGGTTGTGTACTTAGAGTCGAATATAAAGGTAATATAAGTTATAGAAATGcggcaaaaaaattttcgcaCTTACGCCGGGACGCCCAAGGGGAAATAATACGCGAGAATACgaataaatcgaaatttacCGGTTTATTAACGCACGCGATTGCTGAATTGGTATTACAGGAACCCGATTATTTACAATGGGGAGTGCCCGGTGGTGAATTGCTTAAAAAGATATTGTCGAAAGACAGTGTCAGGTACACCGAGAAATACGTGTCTATTCTATTAGACAAGGAGGTACAAACTGGTAGTTTAATAAAGATGGAGAACGGTAATTTTTTAGTCGGTCCAGAAAAAAGTCAAAAAACGGAAGTTATCACGCCGATTAAATACGCGGAAATTCCCGAAACGTCCAACGTTCAAGTTATTCCAACGGCGGAAGTTAAAGTTAAGAAGAAACCCGGCCCTAAACCTGGATTTAAGAAGGCTTTTGCTGACAGACAAACCACAACAAATAATCTTGTCGTTGACAGTTATCGCGATAAGAAAAATGCAACGGACAATGAAAAGCTTCGAGTGGGTGGCAGGAGAAAGGTGAGTTTTTCATGTTTagtctttaaaatttttccccTTTTTGCATCTAATCTAGTTTCAAATCTGCCAGAGAGCCAAGAAAGTGTTCGATCCGTCCGATACGCATATTCCAAGGAAGAAAAGGGGTCGCCCGATCGGCTCGCTTAATAGATCTACCATTGAAAAGCAATTATCCAAGAGCAGTGATAATGAATCTCGGCCGGAATCTCGTTCTTCAACTGCTAGTCATAAAGACCAACAGGGTACTTGTTCCGTTTGTCAGGGTAAAAAGGCTTCGGGTGATCGATTGGTTGCCTGTCGAGAATGCACTAATAAaggtaatattttaatttatattaaaaattattaaaaaaatactttataatataaatcccccatattttgttgtataaattattaattttaattattgttattctaAAAATCATCTTGGTTATAGGTCAAACAGTATTGAcaaccataaaaaataaaattctccAGATTATGaggaaaaatttccaaattttcacaacaattttaaattaaaaaaccaattaaattatatttgtatAATTGTGTTctacaatatttataaattattctaaaagccTTGTTTATAGACATACATAGTTATCCATAGATATAGGGTGACTTACGTGTTgctaaagtccctagatttacaaagtaccgcggtttgacgccattttggctcgaaagtcaagcgggaaatttaaaactatgttattctattgataacattacgccaaaatttctttcttttttctcgTGATACTCTGAAGAGTTGAAAGCCCttcttactgctattttttCAACTACAAAGGCAAcaagacggcaatatttttgtaaataagtggtgagatgcagtgacaagttgtcaaaccgccattttggctcgaaaacagGCGTCATGAACCGCcctactttgtaaatctagggactttatgTGTCgctaaagtccctagattatcaaaataattgaattaaactaacaattttattattaatagtgggAATGATGAGAGAcagcaataacaattattgccagtatcattcttttaatttaaaaagtatagtTTCcaattcgttttaatttttaaatttgctgctaacttcaacttttaaaagttgaagtttGTTCAGAACATCGAGATACATAcaggtcatccacgacgaccgttCATTAAAACTTTACAGGGGTCTagccaaaacaaaaatttgaaaattcagatttaaagattattaattgcgttctcttcgactaaaatattttcagatttctagcacttccggttataccggaagtcgccacctactttatttttttaaatagaacaccctatatatttttacatatttggatttgtctgttttcaaggtttatgaataactttattttttgtaatttgattcggccgttctcgagttattcgaatttttctagaaaaatctgctccagcagacatttgttcaaaaaattagaGAACACTCGATATTCATGACACTAGgtattcatggcacactaggttaaatatcgatatgataggtgtgcattttccaaaaaaccctaattatctcccaaactataaatgttaggtataggacatatggaatataaaagatgtaaaatgaaacaccgaagacgactaagtaataaaatatggggggtgccatttaaaaaaatgaagttatggtatttccaaatttcgaaaagttaacgtgccgtAGTAAaatgaccaaacgatctaagCAGCcgtactcggcaccaaaacatactccatcatgttgcttacgcatgttctgaatcctaaattgatatttcaaaagtcgagtgttctctgattttttgaacaaatgtctgctggagcagatttttctagaaaaattcgaataactcgagaacggccgaatcaaattgcaaaaagtaaagttattcataaaccttggaaacagacaaatccaaatatgtaaaaatatatgtagggtgttccatttaaaaaagtgaagtaggtggcgacttccggtataaccggaagtgctagaaatctgaaaatattttagtcgaagagaacgcaattaataatacttaaatctgaattttcaaatttttgtattggccagaaccctgtaaagttctcacggacggtcgtcgtggatgaccctatatttataaattattctagaagccttgtttatagatatacatagTTATCCAAAGAATTTAGTTCATGGTCGTGATGCCTAGATGGCGGGGTGACTTATGTGTCGCTACAGTCCCTAGATTATCAAAGTATTGCGGTTCATGAAGCCTGTGTATTCGAAATATTcaagccaaaatggcggtttgacagcTTGTCAGTGCATGTTACCAGTGTTACcacttatttataaaaataatgccGTCGTGTTgcctttggagttgcaaaaatagcagtaagaaGGGCTTTCGACTTTTCGGAGCAcaaatttcccgcttgactttcgagCTAAAATGGCGGCAAACctcggtactttgtaaatctagggactttatttGTCGTcattcataaaatttaaattttactataCGCGCCCAAACGTATTacccttgtttatagatatacgTTTATAGATATACAGAGTGCACGCCGGTGAGCTGCGGATACGTTTAACGTAAGTGGAAAAAGGACGACAATAAGGCTTCTATTAGTTAACACAGGACAGATATACTACGTTTACTTATCGGGCCGATTGGAGTTGATATGTGTCTCTTTATCTAACTCATTAAAATGGTATGCAATTCGATGCCTTGTCTAACACATTGAAAAGCCCTATCCGCAGGTCGCAGTAACCACACGAACATCGAAGTGCGACGAAGACAGACACTTGCACGGAGGGCGGTACAAAGCGATTTCATACAAGTTGGGAATTtatcttttcaaatttttttaaaaatgaaatttttttaaaaatgaaatttttacaggttgtaaaggaaataaatttttattttaacaaaaaatcaaattttctggCATTCTTCGTAGCtttgataaaaattcttatagtCACCCAAACCTAAAATTACATGATTAACTTTGAAACCTCTGGTTTCAGCAAGATGACTGTCCGGCTCATAATACCCGTAAcgtggaaaattttttaaatatgactTCAAAATAGTGGATAGGTAATTCAGGTCCTATTAAATGGCCAGCACGATCCCCTGATTAGCCCCCAACGATTATTTTTTGTGGccctttttaaataatttgatttatggATATGGAGATGACCGTCCAGCAAATTTAGAGGAGTTACaagcaaaaattattgaaataagcAATACAATTACACCGGATGTATTTGCTAACGTCCGACAGAATTTTTACAACCGGTTGGGTTATTTGagcatttattaaataaatgagcagttattttttttcatttcggcttttcatgtttttctttattagtATGAAGTTgtgatgaaaatttgttgctataaaattttttgcagtGTTCGAgggatttatttctttttaattaaaaaaaatatgtaaagaataaaacgttcttttttacatttttttttgttagtgaaaataattgataaaacGACCTTAACAAAAACCACCCGTTCTCAAACCTTTAAAGCTTTCGATATATCTGAGAGCGCAAGCTCCGCCCACTTACAATCGCCCAACTGTTGCTAATGCGTCTATCCGCAGGTCGAATGGGTGCACACTGTATGTATATCTATATACAAGGGTTGTAGGTCAAACAGTGTtgaaaaccataaaaaataaaattctccAGATTATGAGGAAAAATTTCCAGATtttcacaacatttttaatacatacAATATACCGGGTGTAACAGGATCATGGTACACCCCCCGTATGTCCTTTAGTTttgaagataattgattcaaatttggGACATCCTATACACATCATAAGAGACACTTTTTGacatacaattaatttttttttcaattccgGTTTCGCCGAAAGTGAcactaacttcagatttttaaatggaacaccctgtatattattacatttttgaaatctgAATAATTTTCTGAATCCAATGGTACCATATAAGTGACATTTCAAACgtcaatattttttagaatttaatgtttaatttttcatttaagtGTGCTATGAGAGTTCCGTTTTATTCTAATTAACCCGTCTAATGctagaaaaatgtaaattccGTCATTTTGATGAACTTTATCTGCACATAAATCACGTAATTTGGTATTTTTGGTGGAATTTAGATTTTTCTAGCATTAGACGAGTTAATTAGAATAAAACGGAACTCTCATGGCACACttaaatggaaatttaaacattaaattctaaaaaatattgacGTTTGAAATGTCACTTATGTGGTACCATTGCATTcagaaaattattcaaatttcaaatatgtaataatatacagggtgttccatttaaaaatgtaaagttAGTGTCACTTACGGCGAAACcggaattgaaaaaaaaatacttgtaTGTCAAAAAGTGTCTCTTATCATGTGTATAGGATGTCccaaatttgaatcaattattttcaaaactgAAGGAGATACGGGGAGTGTACCATGATCCTGTTACACCTGGTATATAAtacgttattaaaaaatccaaatatttaaaactaattaaatgatatttgTATAATTGTATCCTACCTTAGGACTTTGAATGAATATTCAACCATTTTGAGAGTTTTAATAGCAATTTGAACTCACAATTGTAATGTGCAAGAAGCCTATTAAGACAGGGAAGGCGAACCTTTATCACGTTGATACGTGCcatttttctaaagaaatgtttaatgtgGTCATAGACgtgccataaaaaaattttgacttacacaggtgtctcacgtaactggttcgttagaacttttttaggttccagtattcgtacagttttcaaattttgatagtatgggttgttcagtcggaactttcgatctacaatattttcaagatggctgcaaCTTTCGGTCTATCGGATGTAGActataacttcgttattttatattttatttatggaatgcaatagtttttattgcaccttttgatcgtacgtaaaaaaatatacaaatactttcataaaagttattgataCCTagtgttttttgttttcgagttattttgattttaaggtttttttggcaaatttcaccatgctctttaaaaccctatatcccagccaacgttcattcaaaaaagctctaaattggcacaattactcttcagatgctctcaaatagattgtcatatattgtatcagagtatcttatatagggaggtcaaaaattgaattaccgtttcttCATATTTAATAGGGAAAAAGTcgcaaattttaaatggaacgcctcatattttattagcctacacgaaagggaatttaattctctacaatttatctataaacattcctatacctatttattgtagtttctctcatattcgtaaatttatcaaaacatgcacgaaatgcaggttttttttattagaaagctatTCCTAAAGCCTTATTcctataaaatgtttttctagGAGCCAATCATGATGGTCTACCCCACCCATGTATGGATTATATGAATCAGTCTTGGCTGACttacacttttaatttttgtactttgTTCCATCTTGCAACTGATGCTACTGGTTTTATAGTATCAAAATTTGAAACCATATAAACACATTTGCCATCATTCCATTTTAccagcaatatttagttttcGCTATCAAATCTTTGATCATAGGATTCTGCAGCTAACTTTTCTAGGTCTTCGGTTGGTCGCAACAGACATTTtgcattttcttattttcgcTGATAGTACCTGTTACACGTACTagcatttcttttaattgacAAAATAAGGTATGATtgctataaaaattataaaaatataagcaACAGCTTTTTGGACTATATCAATTAGTTAgcaaaagaaatagaaatatcCATCTTCACCACAAAGTGCCCAGAGTTTGTAACCAAATCGTATTGGCTTACCCTTTATGAGCTTTTAGTAAGTGGTGAGTGGTGATCGtaatatcttaaataaataaaacataaattttgaaaagttgcATTTACTATGTCTAACAACGGTCTAATCTTAAACGATTTATCGACCTTACTTTCATTAGCTTCTTAGGCATTTTTGCTCATTCGTAAGAAACAGTTTTATCTCAAACCTTTTAAGATTACATCAATCTTTCACCTCGATTTGAAAGGTTAGATCATTAGTTCTAATGGCAggatcttttaaattaattaacataccttttgttattaaatagaACTAACTCAGTCTTCTTATAATTAACAGAGATTGTATTCTATAACAAGGaatgttattatatttatttattaacacatttacTACTATAATTATGTACAAAACCAGCTGCTTTAATACTGCAAATCATAAATCTATCCAgcattatttgaaaaatagagatattattgaaataacatTGTATGACTTTAAACAAAATCGACCCTTAATAgtaaaactaagaaataaataCCTTTAATTTACTTTCAAGTGTAATctatatttgtaatttattttcagcACACGCAAGTTGTTTAAATGGTGATGACATGATGCTGAGAATGTACCCTGATAATACATGGCAATGTCCACATTGTAAAACATGCGTAATTTGTTACGAAACATCCGAAAttgtaagtttttaaatacaaaaaataaaacattctcATTAATCATATTCTCAGGGTTACTTAGCGGTTTGTTCCATTTGTGCCGATTCTTACCACATGAGTTGTCACCAACCTCAATTAACAGAGCGCATAAAACCTGGTACAAAATGGCTTTGCGTTAATTGCCAACTTACAGAACAACTGGAAATGAAAGatgttgaaattgaatttgatAATGAAGATAGTAAACCAACTGGTAAATGTTTCCTTAAAAGTTGTTAgttcttaaaatttaatttatttttttacagaaTGTCCAACTCCTTCCTCACATTCTTCCGTAAATTCTTCGCCAGATCACCACTTCAGATCTTTGCAACCATCTCCAGTTCCTCTCAGCCCACAAACCCAAGTAATAAATGACCACAGAACAAGTCCGTCGCTTTCCGTAAAATCCGACAGTACAAGTTTTAAAGACATGGATgttgaagaaaatattgatCCGACCATTCCAGATCCGACCCATTGGACTTACGACGAAGTTTACAACTATTTCGCGCAATATTTTCCCGAAGAAGCAAAAGCGTTTTTAGAACATCAAATCGATGGTAGATCATTGCTTTTAATGAAACGATTCGACGTTTTAAccggtttaaaattaaaactaggtCCTGCTTTGAAAATTTACCGTCATGTTCTCAAATTGCAATATCGTCGTGATGATCCTAAGTTGTATTGGTTATAgactaacaaaaaaaatactattgtttttattacattatggagaaagtttatatttatatttatgtctactttaaaaattacattgtATTTTGGGGTcttattttgataataattattattataaaatcaattatttgtatttatgtGCTGGGTATTCAGTTTAATATGATGAggatatataatttattaaaaattcgcaaaATTACTCATATAGGATAAAGTTATGGCAATAACAGAAATAACTTGCTCAATTTAGccaaattgaatttatttggtTTACTAAAGAAATGAGCTGAAACTCCTTTTGTGTAGCTATGGATGGATAACAAATCAAGACAAATTTGGTTGGTTAAGTGCGCAGGTCGCATAAAAAAACataagttattaaataaatatacagcgtctataatcttttaattcttatttgtGCACTCATGATTGTTCTTTTAGAACACATTGGTACATTTCATACTCATCTCTTAGTATTTCTTCTGCTTTTTGAACCGGCGCCCTAAATTGCCAAAATCTTTCTCCTGGACAATTTTTCAACTCAAGATCATATTCTTGTAGTCCAAATCTATGGATTATCTGAGGGTCTTGACTTTTTTTCGCGTTAAGATACACATCAAACGACATCAATAAATTATGCAAAATACTAGTCATCAATTCCTTcttacttttcatttttacaaTGTTAAGTCAATTCTTTCTAGAAAATGAGATCCTGGAAATCGATGAATCATTGTTATCCATCCCACATTCTTCAGCAATCTAATCCCACGTTatgaaatttgaaataacTGTAAAACTATGGACCCGGTTGTTTTCTATCAAATACATAATTAGTTCCAGCAATCAATTATGGATTTGGTATCTTTTCCATAAGTTTCTCTACTGGTAAATGGATAATTAAGTCACACTTATTGTGGAGTTTGTTCATTCTATTGTTCCAGTGAAACTAGgattttttggcattttgtCACTGGACTAAAAAGTTTGCAAAATATGTTCCAAATCAATTTATAGTGGTATTACTGAAAGGCAAGGTTGCCAGTTTTCAATTTTGCCATTACGGCAGTTAGTAAAAAGTGTAGGCATAAAAATCTGTAACTAAAGGTTTTTCTGCATCATGCGCAAAATATCTACACTGATCATTAATAGCATTAGCCATCCTGGTTTTATCTCTGCTAATTGTACGTGGTCAAACTGCAATCAACTAAAATGCATGGTCAAACAATGAAGCTAAAGATGCTTGCGGCCGTAGCGATGATTAATTCTGCtaaacaaaactaatttaTGACATACATACAccataagaaaaataagttaaaagtATTTTCATCCACGACTTCGATGATGgtgttaattataattaccATAGAAATACCATAATTATGATACATGTGGCAACACTGCTGAAAGGCGATATCACACAGTTCCTTACATTTTTGCACCTTTTTATGGCAGCTGATGCGTGAGAGAGCAGGAACCAATGATCCAGAATTAAATGCTCACATTTAGAGGTTAAGAGAAGAACCACTGGTTACTACTTAGATACAGTGTTGGACAAGATTATCAATAGTGTTTcagcaaatttttttttctttatgttgACTATGGTCAGTTCTcgtcaaattaaattgtattactTGCAGTACTTTGTAGCGTTACAGTCACCTTATAAACAAATGTGTCTTATTTCATTTGTGGTAATTTACCCATTTGACATAAAGATGTTTGTCTAAAATGTCTAAATGGAGAACATAAGCCACATCCACCTaagtaaaaaaagaattaattatctGTATTAATTTATCTGTCTCGCTTTACTTTTCGATACATTATTGAT
Protein-coding regions in this window:
- the LOC111417104 gene encoding sterile alpha motif domain-containing protein 1 isoform X1 — its product is MSEIKYKDHILEAIDQLRRRKARPDADRIFNALARRHNVNYADAKNALEQCVQNGCVLRVEYKGNISYRNAAKKFSHLRRDAQGEIIRENTNKSKFTGLLTHAIAELVLQEPDYLQWGVPGGELLKKILSKDSVRYTEKYVSILLDKEVQTGSLIKMENGNFLVGPEKSQKTEVITPIKYAEIPETSNVQVIPTAEVKVKKKPGPKPGFKKAFADRQTTTNNLVVDSYRDKKNATDNEKLRVGGRRKFQICQRAKKVFDPSDTHIPRKKRGRPIGSLNRSTIEKQLSKSSDNESRPESRSSTASHKDQQGTCSVCQGKKASGDRLVACRECTNKAHASCLNGDDMMLRMYPDNTWQCPHCKTCVICYETSEIGYLAVCSICADSYHMSCHQPQLTERIKPGTKWLCVNCQLTEQLEMKDVEIEFDNEDSKPTECPTPSSHSSVNSSPDHHFRSLQPSPVPLSPQTQVINDHRTSPSLSVKSDSTSFKDMDVEENIDPTIPDPTHWTYDEVYNYFAQYFPEEAKAFLEHQIDGRSLLLMKRFDVLTGLKLKLGPALKIYRHVLKLQYRRDDPKLYWL
- the LOC111417104 gene encoding sterile alpha motif domain-containing protein 1 isoform X2, yielding MSEIKYKDHILEAIDQLRRRKARPDADRIFNALARRHNVNYADAKNALEQCVQNGCVLRVEYKGNISYRNAAKKFSHLRRDAQGEIIRENTNKSKFTGLLTHAIAELVLQEPDYLQWGVPGGELLKKILSKDSVRYTEKYVSILLDKEVQTGSLIKMENGNFLVGPEKSQKTEVITPIKYAEIPETSNVQVIPTAEVKVKKKPGPKPGFKKAFADRQTTTNNLVVDSYRDKKNATDNEKLRVGGRRKRAKKVFDPSDTHIPRKKRGRPIGSLNRSTIEKQLSKSSDNESRPESRSSTASHKDQQGTCSVCQGKKASGDRLVACRECTNKAHASCLNGDDMMLRMYPDNTWQCPHCKTCVICYETSEIGYLAVCSICADSYHMSCHQPQLTERIKPGTKWLCVNCQLTEQLEMKDVEIEFDNEDSKPTECPTPSSHSSVNSSPDHHFRSLQPSPVPLSPQTQVINDHRTSPSLSVKSDSTSFKDMDVEENIDPTIPDPTHWTYDEVYNYFAQYFPEEAKAFLEHQIDGRSLLLMKRFDVLTGLKLKLGPALKIYRHVLKLQYRRDDPKLYWL